The following proteins are encoded in a genomic region of Alistipes shahii WAL 8301:
- a CDS encoding helix-turn-helix domain-containing protein, with protein sequence MKDADVQRMFRQLDLILNLIQETRREMNLLKQGGDHNADDPLIPNRQLAEILDLRPKSLQYYRKKKILEAVIIQRRVFFRRSVVQKFLAEHFNQKDKLCNLNI encoded by the coding sequence ATGAAAGATGCAGATGTACAGCGCATGTTTCGCCAACTCGATCTTATTCTGAATTTGATACAGGAAACCCGCCGCGAAATGAATTTGCTGAAACAAGGCGGCGATCATAATGCGGACGATCCGCTGATTCCAAACCGCCAGCTTGCGGAAATTCTCGATCTCCGGCCAAAGAGTTTGCAGTACTACCGGAAAAAGAAAATTTTGGAAGCCGTAATCATTCAAAGGCGCGTGTTTTTCCGGCGATCCGTAGTGCAGAAATTTCTGGCGGAACATTTCAATCAAAAGGATAAATTATGCAACCTGAATATATGA
- a CDS encoding DUF1735 and LamG domain-containing protein has product MKLRRIYLYFVSAAFILLAGCESDYENRYPFDNAAYIDAAETSSDNNVTFKKTVTQLDRELSAVLISPAKENIEVTFAIDPSLVNTYNAKHDTKYAVLDDSYYEFPERTATVEAGKSVSEPLTIHFKNLDRLDIDATQLLPVTIVSAGGGLSTLSGSQTVYYLVRRSSAITTAAVLTDNWIDVPAFDKAGTADCVNGLTAVTYEAIVRVHDFHYAGPTSSYIEEKLSTIMGVEQHLLLRIGDTNFYADQLQVDGSGVSLGKFPEKNKGKLLSLEEWYHVAFTYDLETGIACIYLNGQLQSQTQVAPTVKVINLGLRAIDPDPETDARQFFIGYSYDAFRQLCGDISEVRVWSVARTQADIWRDMYDVENPAEKPELRAYWKFNEGTGNIIKDWSQYGNDAVAHTDLKWNTSVEIPQLNKQE; this is encoded by the coding sequence ATGAAATTGAGAAGAATATATCTGTATTTTGTATCGGCTGCCTTTATCCTGCTGGCCGGGTGTGAATCGGACTATGAAAACCGTTACCCGTTCGACAACGCAGCATATATCGACGCAGCCGAAACGTCGAGCGACAACAACGTAACTTTTAAAAAGACTGTTACGCAGCTCGACCGCGAACTCTCCGCCGTACTGATCTCCCCGGCAAAAGAGAATATCGAGGTGACATTCGCCATCGACCCGTCGCTCGTGAACACCTACAATGCCAAACACGATACGAAATATGCGGTACTCGATGACAGTTACTACGAGTTCCCCGAACGGACGGCAACCGTAGAAGCCGGGAAATCCGTATCGGAACCTCTGACTATCCATTTTAAGAACCTCGACCGGCTCGATATAGATGCAACACAGTTACTTCCGGTAACTATCGTTTCTGCGGGGGGGGGACTTTCGACCCTCTCCGGTTCCCAAACCGTCTATTATCTTGTGCGCCGTTCTTCGGCCATCACGACCGCCGCCGTACTCACCGACAACTGGATAGACGTACCCGCGTTCGACAAAGCCGGAACTGCCGACTGCGTAAATGGACTGACAGCCGTAACCTATGAAGCTATCGTCCGCGTTCACGATTTCCACTATGCAGGTCCTACCTCGTCCTACATCGAAGAAAAGCTCTCTACGATCATGGGTGTGGAGCAACACCTGCTGCTGCGTATCGGCGACACGAATTTCTATGCCGACCAGCTCCAGGTAGACGGATCGGGCGTAAGCCTGGGCAAATTCCCCGAAAAGAACAAGGGTAAACTTCTGTCGCTCGAAGAGTGGTATCATGTCGCTTTCACATACGACCTGGAAACCGGTATCGCCTGCATCTATCTGAACGGACAACTCCAAAGCCAGACGCAGGTAGCGCCGACCGTGAAGGTCATAAATCTCGGACTTCGCGCCATAGACCCCGACCCCGAAACGGATGCCCGGCAATTCTTCATCGGGTACAGCTACGACGCTTTCCGCCAGCTCTGCGGCGATATTTCAGAGGTGCGCGTATGGTCCGTCGCACGCACGCAGGCCGACATCTGGCGTGACATGTACGACGTGGAAAACCCGGCCGAAAAGCCCGAATTACGCGCTTATTGGAAATTCAACGAGGGAACGGGAAACATCATCAAAGACTGGTCGCAGTACGGAAACGACGCCGTAGCGCATACCGATCTGAAATGGAATACCTCGGTGGAAATTCCGCAGCTCAACAAGCAAGAATAA
- a CDS encoding SusC/RagA family TonB-linked outer membrane protein, whose translation MNNKFIQQIKCWFTFLFIICSTFSAWGAYAQTAKVTLQMDNVRMEQVMNEIEKQTSYFFIVNKGVDINRTISINVADKPLGIALQAMVAGTKTEYKIYQQNIYLSVSSDKKAANNGSTKVSGVVRDTKGTPVVGASVVVKGTTIGTSSGLDGAFSLQVPAPAQTAELYVNFIGYDPVTVKIGTQTFFAITLKEAAEQIEDVVITALGIKRSEKALAYTVQQVKSEAVTTVKSANFVNSLAGKVAGAVINTSSSGVGGSAKVIMRGMKSIMQTSNVLYVIDGIPMHNFTSDGSMEFGSRGTTESIADMNPDDIESISVMTGAAAAALYGSDAANGAMLITTKKGKAGATQIQVSSNTEFMNPLRLPDFQTRYGTGRKGKASGSTIHSWGAPLNQAARYNYSPEDFLQTGHILTNSVTLSGGTEKNQIYFSTAAVNSKGLVPNNKYNRYNFTFRNTSNLLNDRLILDVSGSYIIQKDRNMINQGVYSNPLVSAYLFPRGDDFSLVKAFERWNPARKIYAQFWPQGEGGDLRMQNPYWIAYRNPRENSRKRYIFTGGITYKITDWMNVAGRIRIDNTNSLYTEKLYATSNPTLLENSKKGKYTETRGEERQTYGDVMLNISKTFKEKFALDAHIGASIKDNRFDELSVYGPIAGAPNIFNVVNLDKSQKKTPKTGWHEQTQSFFYSLELGWKSQLFVTTTGRNDWASQLANSPQKSFFYPSVGVSWLPSSTFNFPEKFNYLKIRASWASVANPFPRELTIATHPYDDTISGWDDKSNYPIGQLYPERTKTWELGFDARFLNGFTLTASWYRADTYNQTFNPNLSASSGYSDIYIQTGHVRNTGVEASLGYNHQWKNWNWNSQFTFSWNKNKIIELCKEWYNPITEETISMNRLQISKLGRAKFILKEGGSMGDLYSTTDLRRDDKGNIEIDEGGNVVVEDNLPDMKLGSVFPDYNLAWRNSVSWKNLNLGFLVTARIGGIVNSLTQANMDLFGVSEATAAARDAGGALVNGRSLVNPETWYTAIASQGGIPQYYTYSATNVRLQELSLGYTIPRKWLHNVCSITVSFVGRNLWMMYCKAPFDPEAVASTNNFYQGMDYFMMPSTRNLGFNINIKF comes from the coding sequence ATGAATAATAAATTTATTCAGCAAATTAAATGCTGGTTTACTTTTCTATTCATAATTTGCTCCACGTTCTCCGCATGGGGAGCGTATGCCCAGACCGCGAAAGTAACATTGCAGATGGACAATGTTCGCATGGAGCAGGTTATGAATGAAATAGAAAAACAGACCAGCTATTTCTTCATCGTAAACAAAGGCGTAGATATTAACAGAACCATCAGTATCAATGTCGCCGATAAACCGCTCGGCATAGCGTTACAGGCGATGGTCGCAGGAACGAAAACCGAGTACAAAATCTACCAGCAAAACATTTATCTTTCCGTATCCTCGGACAAGAAAGCCGCAAACAACGGCTCCACAAAGGTCAGCGGTGTCGTGCGCGACACCAAAGGGACACCCGTTGTCGGGGCATCGGTGGTCGTAAAGGGAACGACCATCGGCACAAGTTCCGGACTTGACGGCGCTTTCTCGCTCCAAGTCCCCGCACCTGCCCAAACCGCTGAATTGTATGTCAATTTCATCGGCTATGACCCCGTAACAGTAAAAATCGGCACACAAACCTTTTTTGCCATAACACTCAAAGAAGCAGCAGAGCAGATTGAAGACGTGGTGATCACGGCCCTGGGTATCAAACGCTCGGAAAAGGCACTGGCCTACACCGTGCAGCAAGTGAAGTCCGAAGCCGTAACAACCGTAAAATCCGCGAACTTCGTGAACAGCCTCGCAGGTAAAGTCGCCGGAGCCGTTATCAATACCAGTTCGTCCGGCGTGGGCGGTTCGGCCAAAGTCATTATGCGCGGTATGAAGTCGATTATGCAGACCTCGAACGTACTGTATGTGATTGACGGTATTCCTATGCACAACTTCACCAGCGACGGCAGCATGGAGTTCGGATCACGCGGCACAACGGAATCCATCGCCGATATGAACCCCGATGACATTGAATCTATATCCGTTATGACCGGAGCCGCAGCCGCGGCATTGTACGGTTCTGACGCCGCGAACGGCGCAATGCTCATTACCACCAAAAAAGGTAAGGCCGGAGCAACACAGATACAGGTTTCGAGTAACACGGAATTTATGAACCCGCTGCGCCTGCCGGACTTCCAGACCCGCTACGGCACGGGGCGTAAAGGCAAAGCCAGCGGTTCGACAATCCATAGCTGGGGCGCACCGCTCAACCAAGCGGCACGTTACAACTACTCGCCCGAAGATTTCCTGCAAACAGGTCACATACTGACAAACTCCGTAACACTGTCCGGGGGTACGGAGAAAAACCAAATCTATTTCTCGACCGCAGCAGTAAACTCCAAAGGACTTGTCCCCAACAACAAGTACAATCGTTATAACTTTACATTCCGCAATACGTCGAACCTGCTGAACGACCGTTTGATACTGGACGTAAGCGGAAGCTACATCATCCAGAAAGACCGCAACATGATAAACCAGGGCGTGTACTCAAACCCGCTCGTATCGGCTTATCTCTTTCCCCGCGGCGATGATTTTTCGCTCGTAAAGGCATTCGAGCGCTGGAACCCAGCACGCAAAATCTATGCACAGTTCTGGCCGCAGGGCGAGGGCGGCGACCTGCGCATGCAGAATCCCTATTGGATCGCCTACCGCAATCCTCGCGAAAACAGCCGCAAGCGCTATATATTTACGGGCGGCATTACCTATAAAATCACCGACTGGATGAATGTCGCAGGACGTATCCGCATCGATAACACCAATAGTTTATATACGGAAAAACTGTACGCAACATCGAACCCCACGCTGCTGGAGAACAGCAAAAAAGGTAAATATACCGAAACCCGCGGCGAAGAACGTCAGACCTACGGCGACGTAATGCTCAACATCAGCAAAACGTTCAAAGAGAAATTCGCGCTCGACGCACATATCGGCGCGTCGATCAAAGACAACCGCTTCGACGAACTCTCGGTATATGGCCCCATTGCCGGCGCTCCCAACATCTTCAATGTCGTGAACCTCGATAAGAGCCAGAAGAAAACGCCGAAAACCGGCTGGCACGAGCAAACGCAGTCGTTTTTCTACTCCCTGGAACTGGGCTGGAAGTCGCAACTGTTCGTAACGACGACCGGACGTAACGACTGGGCGTCGCAGCTTGCCAACTCACCCCAAAAGTCGTTTTTCTACCCCTCGGTCGGCGTATCGTGGCTGCCCAGCAGTACATTCAATTTCCCGGAGAAGTTTAACTACCTGAAAATCCGCGCTTCGTGGGCTTCGGTAGCAAACCCCTTTCCGCGGGAACTGACAATCGCCACACACCCCTACGACGACACCATTTCCGGTTGGGACGACAAATCGAACTACCCCATCGGCCAGCTTTACCCGGAGCGGACGAAAACATGGGAATTAGGATTCGACGCCCGGTTCCTCAATGGATTCACACTCACGGCATCGTGGTATCGCGCCGACACCTATAACCAGACTTTCAACCCGAATCTGTCCGCATCGTCCGGCTACTCCGACATTTATATTCAGACCGGCCACGTGCGCAATACGGGTGTCGAGGCAAGCCTGGGTTACAACCACCAATGGAAAAACTGGAATTGGAACTCGCAGTTTACTTTCTCCTGGAACAAAAACAAGATCATCGAACTTTGCAAGGAGTGGTACAACCCGATCACCGAGGAAACAATCAGCATGAATAGGCTCCAGATCAGTAAGCTGGGGCGCGCTAAATTTATTCTCAAAGAGGGCGGTTCGATGGGCGACCTTTATTCCACGACCGACCTGCGGCGCGACGACAAAGGCAACATCGAGATCGACGAGGGCGGCAACGTCGTCGTAGAGGACAACCTGCCCGACATGAAACTCGGTTCCGTATTCCCGGACTATAACCTCGCATGGCGCAACAGCGTATCGTGGAAGAACCTGAACCTCGGATTCCTCGTAACGGCACGCATCGGCGGCATCGTCAATTCACTCACGCAAGCCAACATGGACCTATTCGGCGTGTCCGAAGCAACGGCTGCCGCGCGCGATGCCGGAGGTGCTTTGGTAAACGGCCGCAGCCTGGTAAACCCGGAAACCTGGTATACGGCCATAGCGTCGCAGGGCGGAATACCCCAATATTACACCTACTCGGCAACCAACGTCCGCCTCCAGGAACTTTCACTGGGCTACACGATTCCCCGCAAATGGCTGCACAACGTATGTTCGATCACCGTATCGTTCGTAGGCCGCAACTTGTGGATGATGTATTGTAAAGCGCCGTTCGACCCCGAAGCCGTGGCATCGACAAACAATTTCTATCAGGGAATGGACTATTTCATGATGCCCTCGACACGTAACCTGGGATTCAATATTAACATTAAATTCTAA
- a CDS encoding DUF1896 family protein, with protein sequence MKPEQNYFLLGSEDPIRVRLTGVRKPPVIRRTSGNRSAEVDYYTTLLIEHLQEYFPGEMLLLKDLRARARIAYKESVRTNVPIADALANALRYLFFGFETSGFERLKSEIWMQGYYSQAKGRHIELPEVALQIFAGELSLQCREFLAKYPTTKDRETLIARYGIREIVGEYLKRRWGI encoded by the coding sequence ATGAAACCAGAACAGAACTATTTTTTGTTAGGGAGTGAGGACCCTATACGGGTGCGACTCACGGGTGTCCGAAAACCTCCGGTAATACGGCGCACTTCGGGCAACCGTAGCGCAGAAGTGGATTATTATACCACGTTGCTTATAGAACATTTGCAGGAATATTTTCCCGGTGAAATGTTGTTGCTGAAAGATTTGCGGGCACGGGCGCGTATAGCCTATAAAGAAAGCGTTCGGACGAATGTGCCGATTGCGGATGCTCTTGCTAATGCCTTGCGTTACTTGTTTTTCGGGTTCGAAACATCGGGCTTCGAACGTTTAAAATCGGAAATCTGGATGCAGGGCTATTATTCGCAGGCGAAAGGCCGACATATCGAGCTGCCGGAAGTCGCCCTGCAAATCTTTGCGGGCGAATTGTCGCTGCAATGCCGCGAATTTTTGGCGAAGTACCCGACCACAAAGGACCGGGAAACCCTGATCGCCCGCTATGGCATCCGGGAGATCGTCGGCGAATACCTGAAACGCAGGTGGGGCATATAG
- a CDS encoding ArdC family protein yields the protein MNNNKVIDAIAPAFTALMIEKIQNLKTGWSKPWVSMAQGCPRNLAGRYYNGGNLFMLLLLTEYKRYKTPIFLTYKQAQDEEINVKKGEKSFPVYFWYLYAIPKDQKDGKGMPYEKYARLSDEQKKAYKLLPLLRYYSVFNIDQTDMPEKNPERYARLLEQAAGMPQTDGTTCAEVDHMVDAGKWYCRIEVLESDSAFYRPSADIIVCPLKTQFPKGADYYSTLLHEVAHSTGHPSRLNRDMSGFFGSPSYAREELIAEMTAALCGIRFGLATTPQQENAAYLASWLRGLKEKPEYLFEILIDANKAATMIADRVEQCNAKPDETAA from the coding sequence ATGAACAATAATAAAGTTATAGACGCAATCGCCCCGGCATTCACGGCTTTGATGATTGAAAAAATACAGAACCTTAAAACGGGCTGGAGCAAGCCGTGGGTTTCGATGGCGCAGGGATGCCCCCGCAATCTGGCCGGACGGTATTACAACGGCGGGAACCTGTTCATGCTTCTTCTGCTGACCGAATACAAGCGCTACAAAACGCCTATTTTCCTAACCTACAAGCAAGCGCAGGATGAAGAAATCAACGTGAAGAAAGGCGAAAAATCGTTTCCGGTTTATTTCTGGTATTTGTACGCCATTCCCAAAGACCAAAAAGACGGAAAAGGCATGCCATACGAGAAATACGCCCGTCTGTCCGACGAGCAGAAAAAGGCTTACAAGTTGTTGCCCCTGCTGCGCTATTATTCGGTATTCAATATCGACCAGACCGATATGCCGGAGAAGAACCCCGAACGCTATGCACGGCTGTTGGAGCAGGCCGCAGGGATGCCGCAGACGGACGGAACGACCTGCGCCGAAGTCGATCACATGGTCGATGCCGGGAAATGGTATTGCAGGATCGAAGTATTGGAATCCGACAGCGCATTTTATCGCCCCAGCGCCGATATAATCGTGTGCCCGCTGAAAACACAATTCCCCAAAGGTGCGGATTATTATTCGACGCTGCTGCACGAGGTCGCCCACAGCACGGGCCACCCGTCGCGGCTCAACCGGGATATGTCCGGGTTTTTCGGTTCGCCCAGCTATGCCCGCGAGGAACTGATCGCCGAAATGACCGCCGCACTTTGCGGCATACGGTTCGGGCTTGCGACAACGCCGCAGCAGGAAAACGCCGCCTACCTCGCAAGCTGGCTGCGGGGGCTGAAAGAGAAACCCGAATACCTGTTCGAAATCCTTATCGACGCGAACAAGGCCGCGACGATGATTGCCGACCGGGTAGAGCAATGCAACGCCAAACCCGACGAAACAGCCGCGTAA
- a CDS encoding glycoside hydrolase family 18, whose translation MKQTIKYLILALLIPAAYCFTACDTDIEPIDQQIIKPDQQDPAQYAAYLAALKAYKASEHYVVYASLANAPAVPGSEKAFLRSLPDSLDIVALENAGNLTEYDIEDIPQAQAKGTKILYTVDYNTLAESTDAAALGTYLDKVIEVVNRYKFDGVTVRYGGAMDAAATQAAATIVSKLSSLTGKILMAEGNPLFIAKENHSAVTYFVLTTTDAVNTFNIRSQLAYATDYAGIALEKIIITAEPGGKLTDENLVQQPAIAEAAKSVITMGPLAGLGIYNIGDDYYDAYINYKQTKHAIGLLNPANPK comes from the coding sequence ATGAAACAGACTATAAAATACCTGATTCTGGCGCTGCTCATTCCCGCGGCCTATTGTTTCACGGCCTGCGACACGGACATAGAGCCGATAGACCAGCAGATCATAAAACCCGACCAGCAAGACCCGGCACAGTATGCCGCATATCTGGCAGCCCTCAAAGCGTATAAGGCAAGCGAACACTACGTCGTTTACGCAAGCCTGGCAAATGCTCCGGCCGTACCGGGTTCGGAAAAGGCATTTCTGCGCTCACTGCCCGATTCACTCGACATCGTGGCACTTGAAAACGCCGGTAACCTGACCGAATACGACATCGAGGATATACCCCAGGCGCAGGCCAAGGGCACGAAAATCCTCTATACCGTAGATTACAACACACTCGCGGAATCTACGGACGCCGCAGCGCTGGGGACATATCTCGACAAGGTGATCGAGGTCGTAAACCGGTATAAGTTCGACGGCGTAACGGTACGTTACGGCGGCGCTATGGATGCCGCAGCGACCCAAGCCGCTGCAACGATTGTCAGCAAACTGTCGTCCCTGACCGGAAAAATTCTCATGGCGGAGGGTAACCCGCTCTTTATCGCAAAGGAGAATCATAGTGCCGTAACCTATTTCGTACTCACGACTACGGATGCCGTCAATACGTTCAATATCCGCAGCCAGCTTGCATACGCGACCGATTATGCCGGCATTGCGCTCGAAAAAATCATCATCACGGCCGAGCCGGGCGGGAAACTCACGGATGAAAACCTTGTGCAGCAACCCGCAATCGCCGAAGCGGCAAAAAGCGTAATTACAATGGGGCCGTTAGCCGGGCTGGGTATTTACAACATTGGGGACGATTACTACGACGCTTACATAAATTACAAACAGACCAAGCATGCCATCGGCCTGCTGAATCCGGCAAACCCTAAATAA
- a CDS encoding RNA polymerase sigma-70 factor: MSELDEHITLEDFERLYSEYKPRFIIIARSYIRNNMAAEDIVTDSFLYFWENKDKLNITTTIPAYILGSVKHGCLEWLRNQKNRLKIQQQIHTTAYRSIKAKITVLESTNPQASFTAEIKSIIESQINKMPEPMRQIFLYNRFEGKTYQEIAEITGINVRNVTANIQRALAIMRIALNDYLIILIIVLYSSVIR, encoded by the coding sequence ATGTCAGAACTGGATGAACATATCACGCTCGAAGATTTCGAACGATTATACTCCGAGTATAAACCTCGTTTTATCATTATTGCCCGGTCATACATCCGCAATAATATGGCCGCGGAAGACATCGTTACCGACAGTTTCCTTTATTTTTGGGAAAACAAAGACAAGCTCAATATTACTACGACTATTCCCGCATATATTTTAGGTTCCGTAAAGCATGGTTGTCTTGAATGGCTGCGCAACCAGAAAAACAGACTCAAAATCCAGCAACAAATACATACGACGGCTTACCGCAGCATCAAAGCTAAAATCACCGTTTTGGAAAGCACCAATCCGCAAGCATCCTTTACAGCGGAAATAAAATCCATCATCGAAAGCCAGATCAACAAAATGCCCGAACCTATGCGGCAAATCTTCCTATACAACCGCTTCGAGGGCAAGACTTACCAAGAAATCGCCGAAATTACTGGAATCAATGTGCGCAACGTCACAGCCAATATCCAACGGGCTTTGGCCATAATGCGAATCGCACTGAACGACTATCTCATCATTTTAATTATCGTCCTGTATTCCAGCGTTATACGATAA
- a CDS encoding FecR family protein: MDKKLLYKYINGQTSEQEEKTIVDWLDADPNNQKELNALWSMQDAIIANAPYQHHNRLHLPTRRPKWYRQRFIRICTQAAAVLLLVAGSWYASRTVIIEDTAKQYLSVAAPAGQRIDITLQDGTSVCLNSGAKLEYPIRFNRNRRVKLSGEAMFNVEHDAAHPFIVETFACDVEVLGTKFNVTANEQAHDFTTALLNGKVKITNKLASGDQIILDPNEKVCLNGNRLVLTKIKNTDDYLWTEGILNLVGHPFADIIAKMEKTYGVKIQIETADLPQIDVIRGKIPVNMGLDYALRSLQEISPFKYEKDENNVIHIK, translated from the coding sequence ATGGACAAGAAATTATTATATAAGTACATAAACGGACAAACTTCCGAGCAGGAAGAAAAAACGATTGTAGACTGGCTTGATGCCGACCCCAATAACCAGAAAGAATTAAATGCTTTATGGTCTATGCAGGACGCGATTATCGCAAATGCTCCTTATCAGCACCACAATCGTCTGCACCTGCCGACCAGACGCCCGAAATGGTATCGCCAACGCTTTATTCGTATCTGCACCCAGGCTGCCGCAGTATTACTATTGGTCGCAGGCAGTTGGTACGCTTCCAGAACCGTCATTATCGAAGATACCGCAAAACAATATCTGTCCGTTGCCGCACCGGCAGGACAACGTATAGACATTACACTTCAGGACGGAACCAGCGTTTGCCTGAACAGCGGGGCAAAACTGGAATATCCGATACGGTTCAATAGAAATCGCCGTGTGAAACTCTCCGGCGAAGCCATGTTCAACGTGGAGCATGATGCCGCCCATCCGTTCATCGTGGAAACTTTCGCCTGCGACGTGGAAGTGCTGGGAACGAAGTTCAACGTAACGGCAAACGAGCAAGCACACGACTTTACAACCGCATTATTAAATGGTAAGGTAAAAATAACCAACAAATTAGCAAGCGGCGACCAGATTATATTAGACCCGAACGAAAAGGTATGCCTAAATGGGAATCGTCTGGTATTGACAAAGATTAAAAATACGGACGACTATTTATGGACAGAGGGTATTCTGAATCTCGTTGGACACCCGTTTGCCGACATCATCGCCAAAATGGAGAAAACATACGGTGTGAAAATCCAGATCGAAACGGCCGATCTTCCGCAGATCGACGTTATCCGGGGCAAAATCCCCGTCAATATGGGGCTGGATTATGCGTTAAGATCCTTACAGGAAATATCTCCATTTAAATATGAGAAAGACGAAAACAATGTAATCCATATAAAATAA
- a CDS encoding SusD/RagB family nutrient-binding outer membrane lipoprotein, translated as MNKIKTIIRAVALIAVVSASTGCLDNFEDYNRNPNEATDDELERDNYLVGSKLTKLQNMVIPSEEHLYQFVEALEGGSYGGYVEATVDSWETKFSTFNPTTDWLKAPFVDVITETYPAYRGIINKTDDEVAVALANVLRVAIMNRLADAYGSIPYSKIVEDKKERLTVPYDTQQEAYTQMFKELDTALEALERNRDLSTEAFGEYDQVYNGNLKKWIKYANSLKLRMAMRLSYIDEQTAKAKAAEAIAAGVITENADNAKLQPELNRTTLLWNSWQDHAIGADILCYMNGYKDPRRAKMFTQGTVGEGDAAVKGYYGLRIGTTPANKSKAVTACSSMLITDTDPILWMNAAEIAFLRSEYELRWGSAVSAQSFYEQGIRLSFEERGVAGAEDYIADEANVPEAYTDPLGVIENNTALPQSRITIKWKEDAQFEENLERIITQKWIAIFPLGNEAWAEYRRTGYPKLMPAKDNKSGGTVNSKYGMRRLPYPSEEYSENRTNVEAAITSLGGPDNGGTRTWWDCKPLN; from the coding sequence ATGAACAAAATAAAGACAATAATTCGTGCCGTTGCTCTTATCGCAGTAGTAAGCGCATCGACGGGATGCCTTGACAACTTCGAAGATTACAACCGTAATCCGAACGAAGCGACAGACGACGAACTGGAACGCGACAACTACCTCGTGGGGTCGAAACTCACCAAACTGCAAAATATGGTGATCCCCTCGGAAGAACACCTATACCAATTTGTCGAAGCACTCGAAGGCGGCAGCTACGGCGGCTACGTCGAAGCGACGGTAGACAGCTGGGAAACGAAATTCTCAACGTTCAATCCCACCACCGACTGGCTCAAAGCGCCGTTTGTGGATGTCATCACCGAAACTTACCCCGCTTACCGCGGCATCATCAACAAAACCGACGACGAAGTGGCGGTAGCCCTGGCCAACGTCCTGCGCGTGGCGATTATGAACCGCCTGGCCGACGCTTACGGTTCGATACCCTACTCCAAGATCGTAGAGGACAAAAAAGAACGCCTGACCGTCCCCTATGACACGCAACAGGAAGCATATACGCAGATGTTCAAAGAACTGGACACCGCGCTGGAAGCGCTGGAGCGCAACCGGGATTTGAGTACGGAAGCCTTCGGCGAATACGACCAGGTTTACAACGGCAACCTTAAAAAGTGGATCAAATACGCCAATTCGCTTAAACTGCGTATGGCGATGCGCCTTTCCTATATCGACGAGCAGACCGCAAAGGCAAAAGCTGCGGAAGCCATCGCCGCCGGGGTCATCACCGAGAATGCCGACAATGCGAAGCTTCAGCCCGAACTCAACCGCACGACATTGCTTTGGAACAGTTGGCAGGACCACGCCATCGGAGCCGACATCCTCTGCTACATGAACGGCTACAAAGACCCGCGCCGGGCAAAGATGTTCACACAGGGAACCGTCGGAGAGGGCGATGCCGCAGTGAAAGGCTATTACGGCCTGCGCATCGGCACGACACCGGCCAACAAGTCCAAGGCCGTAACGGCATGTTCCTCGATGCTCATTACCGACACCGACCCTATTTTATGGATGAACGCAGCGGAAATCGCGTTCCTGCGCTCCGAATATGAACTACGCTGGGGAAGTGCGGTATCGGCACAGAGTTTCTACGAACAAGGCATTCGGCTTTCATTCGAGGAACGCGGCGTAGCCGGAGCAGAGGATTATATCGCCGACGAAGCGAACGTCCCCGAAGCCTACACCGACCCTCTCGGCGTTATCGAAAACAACACCGCATTACCGCAAAGCCGCATCACGATCAAATGGAAAGAAGATGCACAGTTCGAAGAAAACCTCGAACGCATCATCACCCAGAAATGGATTGCGATTTTCCCGCTCGGAAATGAAGCGTGGGCGGAATACCGGCGCACGGGCTATCCGAAACTGATGCCGGCCAAAGACAATAAATCCGGTGGAACGGTGAACTCCAAGTACGGCATGCGCAGACTTCCCTACCCATCCGAGGAATATTCCGAGAACCGCACAAATGTCGAAGCGGCGATAACTTCGCTCGGCGGCCCCGACAACGGCGGTACGCGCACATGGTGGGATTGCAAACCCTTAAATTAA